Proteins from one Mesotoga infera genomic window:
- a CDS encoding response regulator transcription factor, producing MSIRINLVEDEKSLNNVLTSYLQREGWEVKSFYNGSDAFKEIDDRPDLWILDIMLPGVDGFELLREIRSRNPTMPVIFISARDKDIDRVIGLEMGSDDYMPKPFLPRELVIRVKKILERVQTAGEPVSIPPYTIDESKRKVTVDAASGTRVEIELTSMEFDLLMLFVKGRGKPFSRDQILDKIWGYDHYGSDRAVDDLVRRLRRKMPDFKIETIYGFGYKGVDI from the coding sequence ATGTCCATAAGGATAAACCTTGTGGAAGACGAAAAGAGTTTGAACAACGTGTTGACTTCCTACCTTCAGAGGGAGGGGTGGGAAGTCAAATCCTTTTACAACGGGAGCGACGCGTTTAAGGAGATAGACGACAGACCGGATCTGTGGATACTGGACATCATGCTTCCGGGCGTTGACGGATTCGAGTTGTTGAGAGAGATCCGTAGCAGAAATCCGACTATGCCGGTGATCTTCATCTCGGCCAGAGATAAAGATATAGACAGGGTTATAGGCCTTGAAATGGGAAGCGACGACTATATGCCCAAGCCCTTTCTACCGCGCGAGCTGGTCATAAGGGTTAAAAAGATACTCGAACGTGTACAGACCGCAGGAGAGCCGGTATCGATACCTCCCTACACGATAGATGAGAGCAAGCGAAAGGTCACTGTAGATGCTGCATCGGGAACTCGGGTCGAGATCGAGCTGACGTCGATGGAGTTCGATCTTCTCATGCTATTCGTCAAAGGAAGGGGGAAGCCCTTTTCACGTGATCAGATACTTGACAAGATCTGGGGTTACGATCATTACGGAAGCGACAGGGCAGTGGATGATCTGGTCAGGAGATTGAGACGAAAAATGCCAGACTTCAAGATCGAGACCATCTACGGCTTCGGTTACAAAGGCGTAGATATATGA
- a CDS encoding AAA family ATPase produces MYFDPRPKTSRKDLFLRDRELEELSNLDVPLTLVLGPRRLGKTSLLRVFMDESEMPFIFTDCRSLVASGTSVSNYHRLLMEQLNDLAKSKSSVLEAVKRIKGLNLFGVELELDNKRSDSFLVESFNALDRWALKENRILYLVFDEAQLLRHFKRNGGLDFNELFSYIYDNLTGLRIILTGSEVGVLEDFIGLDDSSSPLYGRYAKKLYLSRFTRKESEEFLEKGFDEVRMEAPAEAIREAVDTLDGIVGWLVFFGRVCIDAKGVDRKSIELTLEKAEIILNDELSNLKRNSTRYISILKAIAFGSKGWKEIKTATEIIENNNLTDTAFNRILNRLIELSYVDIEIGIEGKTYKLVDPVIASVVRKFG; encoded by the coding sequence ATGTATTTCGATCCCAGACCAAAGACTTCAAGAAAAGATCTGTTTTTGAGAGACAGAGAGCTAGAAGAGCTAAGTAATCTCGATGTGCCTCTCACTCTTGTGCTGGGGCCAAGGCGTCTTGGAAAGACTTCGCTCCTAAGAGTTTTCATGGATGAGAGCGAAATGCCTTTCATATTCACAGACTGCAGGTCTCTTGTGGCAAGCGGAACATCTGTGAGCAACTATCATCGATTGTTAATGGAACAGCTCAACGATCTTGCAAAGAGCAAGAGCAGCGTTCTGGAAGCTGTGAAACGGATTAAAGGGCTAAATTTGTTTGGAGTCGAACTGGAGCTCGATAACAAAAGAAGCGACTCGTTTCTGGTTGAGTCATTCAACGCGTTAGACAGATGGGCTTTGAAGGAAAACAGGATCCTGTATCTTGTATTCGATGAAGCCCAGCTTCTCAGGCACTTCAAAAGAAATGGCGGTCTGGATTTCAACGAATTGTTTTCGTACATCTATGACAATCTCACCGGCTTGCGAATTATACTGACGGGTTCTGAAGTGGGTGTTCTCGAGGATTTCATAGGGCTCGATGATTCTTCCTCGCCTCTGTATGGAAGATACGCAAAGAAACTATACCTTTCCAGGTTCACGAGAAAAGAGAGCGAAGAGTTTCTTGAGAAGGGTTTTGATGAGGTTAGAATGGAGGCTCCAGCAGAGGCGATCAGGGAAGCCGTTGATACACTGGACGGAATAGTCGGATGGCTGGTTTTTTTCGGGAGGGTATGTATCGATGCCAAAGGAGTCGACAGAAAATCGATTGAACTGACGCTGGAAAAGGCCGAGATCATATTGAACGACGAACTATCGAATCTGAAGCGTAACAGTACCAGGTATATCTCCATTTTGAAGGCTATAGCCTTTGGATCAAAAGGCTGGAAAGAGATCAAGACGGCGACAGAAATCATAGAAAATAATAACCTCACGGATACGGCCTTCAATAGAATTTTGAATAGGTTGATCGAGCTCAGTTATGTCGATATCGAGATTGGCATAGAAGGGAAAACATATAAGCTCGTGGATCCGGTCATTGCAAGCGTAGTCAGAAAGTTTGGCTAA
- a CDS encoding carbohydrate ABC transporter permease: MKKKARKRLVILMFLLPSICGFIFFQVFPIVYSFVLSLTDWDVLRKANFIGFENYKTIFASEEFWRVLRNTLYYIVLYIPLMIISSLSLAMLLNIKTRFTGVFRTIFYIPVLSSWVAAAMLWRWLLSPYYGPINSILGVFGLQGPSWLYDKVWAMPGIVLASVWKDMGFFGLIFLAGLQAIDPSYYEVASIDGAKRWQKFRFITLPLISPTMFFVLIMSIINSFQLFPQVMVMTRGGPHGSTQAMMERIYNYAFTYYKMGYATALSWILFCFILTVTLIQWKMQRKWVHYES; this comes from the coding sequence ATGAAGAAGAAGGCAAGAAAGAGGCTAGTTATTTTAATGTTCCTTTTGCCCAGCATCTGCGGGTTCATCTTCTTTCAGGTCTTTCCAATAGTGTATTCCTTTGTTCTGAGCCTTACGGACTGGGATGTTTTGCGCAAGGCCAATTTCATAGGTTTCGAGAACTACAAAACGATATTCGCGAGCGAAGAGTTCTGGAGGGTACTGAGAAACACTCTCTATTATATAGTACTTTACATACCACTCATGATAATCTCTTCGCTGTCCCTTGCTATGCTTCTAAACATAAAAACGAGATTTACAGGTGTATTTAGAACAATATTCTATATTCCCGTTTTGAGTTCCTGGGTTGCCGCGGCGATGCTTTGGCGTTGGCTGTTGAGCCCCTACTACGGTCCGATAAACTCGATTCTTGGTGTCTTCGGTTTGCAGGGGCCTTCCTGGCTTTACGATAAAGTCTGGGCGATGCCCGGTATAGTTCTGGCGAGTGTCTGGAAGGATATGGGCTTCTTCGGGCTGATTTTTCTGGCCGGCCTGCAGGCCATTGATCCTTCATATTACGAAGTGGCGTCGATAGACGGCGCAAAAAGATGGCAGAAGTTCAGATTTATAACTCTGCCTCTTATTTCACCGACGATGTTTTTTGTACTCATCATGTCCATAATAAATTCTTTCCAACTTTTCCCTCAGGTAATGGTTATGACCAGAGGGGGACCGCATGGATCTACTCAGGCGATGATGGAAAGGATATACAACTACGCTTTCACTTATTACAAGATGGGCTACGCAACCGCCCTTTCCTGGATACTTTTCTGCTTCATCCTCACCGTAACTCTTATCCAGTGGAAGATGCAAAGGAAGTGGGTACATTATGAATCTTAA
- a CDS encoding glycoside hydrolase family 31 protein produces MEIIHTPFGIDDPYFIVQGYEREPREPLEGDRVKVSFVTDPMVVGQRAWIEVQSDGKRYKRRAQYQLNHGGKAHWEVNIDGESAGVTVRYRFIAGRGPSTYVTSEWYEYTVCKWIEAKRFLSLKNNRLTVNRSDATSCDCLKEAYLLTDGKELYDLKIILEREEGERFYGLGEHFDAITIPEGEERYIHVYDQYKVQRSRGYAPVPFILSDRGRAILIDTGFLSSFKIDGSKITLSVYTKGCSIEGTEIQFWKEDSPLKAIEKIHKIARPCPPPLWALGPWLSANQWNSQKKVMEVLRETVQRDLPATTLVIEAWADEQTFYIFNGAEYDPVSGDDKFSLKDFRFREPWPDPVEMINKLHERGIRLVLWQIPVIKSFDESTPQPAIDIRYGSSRGYFARTRDGSDYRIPAARWHEGNVVVDFYNEEAAKWWASKREYLVEELGVDGFKTDGGEHLWGRDTLTAAGSAAKVRNTYPERYFETVSGILREEGILFSRAGYTRSPAHTLFWVGDEDSTWEALRDNITAGLNVSISGNPFWGWDIAGFSGEVPTMELYRRSIELAVFTPIFQLHSEDSGDPSPSSERTPWNLAKAWKDESIIDYYRNFASLRMTLSPYIYRESLHAAQASLPLTLPLFLIEKDNDPEGLAYLFGRDMVVSPAVDEEMKERRVFLPEGQWVNLWNGRTHSEQIVIEGDRTEVFLRKGALIPLSIPPEGTLFGTNWSQEETGLLFVGSEFPENLEVLPSSPARRLARISGVESGIIKIEWREIE; encoded by the coding sequence ATGGAGATAATTCACACACCGTTCGGGATAGACGACCCGTATTTCATAGTTCAAGGATACGAAAGAGAACCGCGTGAGCCTCTGGAGGGTGATCGTGTGAAGGTCAGCTTCGTGACCGACCCCATGGTAGTCGGTCAGAGGGCATGGATCGAAGTCCAGAGCGATGGCAAGAGATACAAAAGGCGCGCCCAGTATCAGCTTAATCATGGCGGCAAGGCTCACTGGGAAGTAAATATAGACGGTGAGAGCGCGGGAGTAACTGTCAGGTACAGATTCATCGCCGGTCGCGGACCCTCCACTTACGTTACTTCAGAGTGGTACGAGTACACCGTTTGCAAGTGGATAGAAGCAAAGAGATTCCTCTCCCTAAAAAACAACAGGCTGACGGTAAATCGAAGTGATGCCACCAGCTGTGACTGCCTTAAAGAGGCATATCTCTTAACAGACGGGAAGGAACTTTACGACCTGAAAATCATTCTTGAAAGAGAAGAAGGAGAACGCTTCTACGGTCTTGGAGAACACTTCGATGCTATAACCATACCCGAAGGCGAGGAGAGGTATATCCACGTTTACGACCAGTACAAGGTCCAGAGATCCAGAGGATACGCTCCGGTACCTTTTATTCTTTCAGACAGGGGAAGGGCGATTCTTATAGACACGGGCTTTCTCTCTTCGTTCAAAATAGATGGTTCGAAGATAACACTGAGTGTTTATACAAAGGGCTGTTCGATTGAAGGTACGGAAATTCAGTTCTGGAAAGAAGACTCCCCTCTGAAAGCGATCGAAAAGATTCATAAAATCGCCAGACCCTGCCCGCCACCTCTCTGGGCGCTCGGCCCCTGGCTATCTGCCAATCAGTGGAACAGCCAGAAAAAAGTCATGGAAGTTCTCAGGGAAACGGTCCAGAGAGATCTTCCTGCAACCACGCTAGTTATTGAAGCCTGGGCCGATGAGCAGACTTTCTATATTTTCAACGGAGCCGAGTACGATCCCGTTTCCGGCGACGACAAGTTCAGTCTGAAAGACTTCAGATTTCGTGAACCGTGGCCCGATCCCGTGGAGATGATCAACAAGCTTCACGAGAGAGGCATAAGGCTGGTACTCTGGCAGATCCCCGTTATCAAATCTTTCGACGAATCGACGCCTCAGCCGGCAATAGATATCCGCTACGGTAGTTCGAGGGGATACTTCGCAAGGACAAGAGACGGTTCCGATTACAGGATTCCCGCGGCCCGCTGGCACGAAGGCAATGTAGTGGTTGATTTCTACAACGAAGAAGCGGCTAAATGGTGGGCCTCCAAGAGGGAGTACCTCGTGGAAGAACTAGGAGTCGATGGCTTCAAGACCGACGGCGGCGAGCATCTGTGGGGGAGGGATACTCTTACGGCCGCCGGAAGCGCTGCGAAGGTAAGAAACACCTATCCTGAAAGATACTTCGAAACTGTCTCCGGCATACTGAGAGAGGAAGGGATTCTCTTCAGCCGCGCCGGCTACACCAGATCCCCGGCGCATACTCTTTTCTGGGTAGGCGACGAAGATTCGACCTGGGAGGCTCTTCGCGACAACATAACGGCCGGACTCAACGTCTCTATTTCAGGCAACCCCTTCTGGGGATGGGATATAGCCGGTTTCAGCGGAGAGGTTCCTACTATGGAACTGTACAGAAGATCGATAGAGCTGGCCGTCTTCACGCCTATCTTTCAGCTCCACTCGGAGGATTCAGGAGACCCTTCGCCCTCTTCCGAGAGGACTCCATGGAACCTTGCAAAGGCCTGGAAAGACGAAAGTATCATCGATTATTACAGAAACTTCGCCTCCCTGAGAATGACGCTCTCGCCGTATATCTACAGAGAGTCTCTCCACGCTGCACAGGCAAGCCTTCCTTTAACGCTGCCGCTTTTTCTGATAGAGAAAGATAACGATCCTGAAGGACTTGCGTATCTATTTGGAAGAGATATGGTTGTCTCGCCAGCAGTTGACGAAGAGATGAAAGAGAGAAGAGTCTTTCTTCCTGAAGGTCAATGGGTGAATCTCTGGAACGGTCGAACTCACTCGGAACAGATCGTAATAGAGGGAGATAGAACGGAAGTCTTTCTAAGAAAGGGAGCGTTAATACCTCTCAGCATCCCACCCGAGGGCACTCTCTTCGGAACGAACTGGTCGCAGGAAGAGACGGGACTGTTATTTGTGGGAAGTGAATTTCCAGAAAACCTCGAAGTGCTACCGAGCAGCCCGGCGAGACGGCTGGCAAGAATATCCGGTGTTGAATCGGGAATAATAAAAATAGAGTGGAGAGAGATTGAATAA
- a CDS encoding glycoside hydrolase family 15 protein, producing the protein MNLLERSIEIIEANQSKHGSYIASPNFSQYGYCWFRDGSFVAHAMEKAGREESSARFIRWGLNVLKRYRDSLQKATAGNVTLDNFLPTRYTMEGFYSEDNWTNAQSDGYGTFLWVAAQRPELLDQSDCEICDMTAKYLERVWKVPCYDVWEESPNMVHTSTLLSIAAGLKAIEGIINRKTVWRDIMDFILKELTSDGRLKKSNTADEVDSSLIWASYPYGLLDGDSLLIKKTARTVMSELYFDGGLKRYKKDTYYGGGSWVLLSAYLAGHLKSNGERDISEEIEAWIERKADLNGFLPEQVPENLLEERMYAPWVEKWGEIASPLLWSHAAYIDMLLQ; encoded by the coding sequence ATGAACTTACTCGAAAGATCGATAGAGATAATTGAAGCTAATCAGAGCAAACACGGAAGTTACATAGCCTCGCCTAACTTCTCGCAGTACGGTTACTGCTGGTTCAGAGACGGCTCCTTCGTGGCCCATGCTATGGAAAAAGCCGGAAGGGAAGAGAGCTCTGCACGGTTCATAAGGTGGGGCCTGAACGTTCTTAAAAGATATCGCGACTCTCTTCAAAAGGCTACCGCGGGGAACGTTACACTGGACAACTTTCTACCGACGAGATACACCATGGAGGGATTTTACAGCGAAGATAACTGGACCAACGCCCAGAGCGACGGCTACGGCACCTTTCTATGGGTCGCTGCACAGAGGCCGGAGCTTCTGGATCAGAGCGATTGCGAAATCTGTGATATGACTGCGAAATATCTTGAACGAGTGTGGAAAGTCCCGTGCTACGATGTCTGGGAAGAATCTCCCAACATGGTACATACCTCTACACTACTCTCCATAGCCGCTGGATTGAAGGCGATCGAAGGTATTATAAACAGAAAGACCGTCTGGAGAGACATCATGGATTTTATACTGAAGGAATTGACTAGCGATGGCCGGCTCAAGAAATCTAACACTGCCGATGAAGTCGATTCGAGCCTTATCTGGGCATCTTACCCTTATGGACTTCTTGACGGCGATTCATTACTCATTAAAAAGACGGCACGAACCGTGATGAGCGAGCTCTACTTCGACGGAGGCCTCAAGAGGTACAAAAAAGATACCTATTACGGTGGCGGGAGCTGGGTACTGCTGAGTGCCTATCTAGCCGGTCATCTGAAATCGAACGGCGAAAGGGATATTTCAGAAGAAATCGAAGCATGGATAGAGAGAAAGGCCGACCTCAACGGTTTTCTGCCCGAGCAAGTTCCGGAAAACCTGCTCGAAGAGAGAATGTATGCTCCCTGGGTCGAGAAATGGGGAGAAATCGCCTCGCCCCTACTCTGGTCACACGCCGCGTACATAGATATGTTGCTTCAGTAA
- a CDS encoding group II intron maturase-specific domain-containing protein, translated as MLFHIFYRRFSYFTVDVDTRRNQSTPVKEIVKELNPLLRGFASYFRIVDLQSTLRGLLSWIRRRLRAIILHQWKSTKKLNRVLRRAGWEEKVNLRMNKWRSSHTKAVNYAIPNRFFEEMNLFDMTSYYHPLSKYPILDP; from the coding sequence ATGCTTTTTCACATTTTCTACCGGCGTTTTTCTTATTTTACTGTTGATGTCGACACAAGAAGGAACCAGAGCACACCGGTAAAGGAAATAGTGAAAGAGCTAAATCCACTGTTGAGAGGATTTGCCAGCTATTTCAGGATAGTAGACTTACAATCTACCTTGAGAGGGCTTTTGAGCTGGATAAGGAGAAGGCTTAGAGCCATCATACTACACCAGTGGAAGAGCACAAAGAAACTGAACAGAGTCCTCAGAAGGGCTGGATGGGAAGAGAAAGTCAATTTGAGAATGAACAAATGGCGCTCTTCTCACACAAAAGCAGTCAATTACGCCATTCCCAACAGGTTCTTTGAAGAGATGAACTTATTCGATATGACATCGTACTATCATCCCCTGTCGAAGTATCCGATACTCGATCCATGA
- a CDS encoding ROK family transcriptional regulator, with protein sequence MASKASKEIMKEINEKLLLRAIYESDGIDRASLAKMTGLSPATVTKVVGDLIEIGLVEETGVADSTGGRKPILLNVRPGKSCVLGLKIGVGYLDYSLTDLSGSVLASERKIMENTVPEEVVSATGEILAKWSDLIGERLLGIGIAVSGIVDSLRGVVKNSFLLDWKDVPIARMISAGYAAKTFVMNDVDSFALAHFWKGNVDNHKNCVFITLGIGIGGAVAIDGKLHLTGAGSGEFGHMTIEHNGNLCTCGSRGCLEAHASFEALARKLFSITASNELKELYSSVRATETSEIHFLKRALEIDRASAESVFDQYATDIGIALKNLVNIFAPDYVLIGGEALEFSALFLEKSIDYAKENAFSSLADAVKFDTDRIGEKAWTLGCIYRVIESELFTVGK encoded by the coding sequence GTGGCGAGCAAAGCCAGCAAAGAGATAATGAAAGAGATAAACGAAAAACTGCTCCTGAGAGCTATTTACGAAAGTGACGGTATCGACAGGGCTAGCCTGGCAAAGATGACGGGTCTGAGCCCGGCCACGGTGACCAAAGTAGTGGGAGACTTAATAGAGATTGGTCTGGTAGAGGAAACCGGTGTCGCCGACTCTACGGGAGGGAGAAAACCCATTCTCCTGAATGTGCGACCGGGAAAATCGTGTGTACTGGGCCTAAAAATAGGCGTTGGATATCTCGATTATTCGCTGACCGATCTTTCGGGCTCTGTTCTGGCTAGCGAGAGAAAAATCATGGAGAATACGGTGCCCGAAGAGGTCGTATCGGCAACGGGTGAAATTCTGGCAAAATGGAGCGATCTCATAGGCGAGAGACTTCTGGGAATCGGGATCGCCGTTTCGGGTATTGTAGATTCTCTAAGAGGAGTCGTGAAGAACTCCTTCCTGCTCGACTGGAAGGATGTACCCATAGCCAGAATGATTTCAGCGGGCTATGCCGCCAAAACCTTCGTTATGAACGATGTCGATTCCTTCGCGCTGGCCCATTTCTGGAAGGGGAATGTCGACAATCACAAGAACTGTGTTTTCATCACTTTGGGGATCGGCATAGGCGGTGCCGTGGCGATCGACGGAAAGCTTCACCTGACAGGTGCCGGAAGCGGCGAATTCGGCCACATGACGATCGAACACAACGGTAACCTCTGCACGTGTGGCAGTCGTGGCTGCCTGGAGGCTCATGCCTCTTTCGAAGCTCTTGCGCGAAAACTGTTCTCAATAACCGCTTCCAATGAGCTAAAAGAGCTGTACAGTTCTGTAAGGGCAACGGAAACTTCGGAAATCCATTTTTTGAAACGGGCTCTGGAGATCGACAGGGCAAGCGCCGAAAGCGTATTCGACCAATACGCGACCGACATCGGAATCGCCCTGAAGAATCTTGTGAATATATTCGCTCCCGACTATGTGCTTATAGGCGGGGAGGCCCTGGAGTTTTCGGCACTTTTTCTTGAGAAATCAATAGATTATGCAAAGGAAAACGCCTTCTCCAGTCTGGCCGACGCTGTGAAGTTTGATACTGACAGAATCGGCGAGAAAGCCTGGACTCTGGGTTGTATTTATAGGGTTATAGAGAGCGAGCTCTTCACTGTTGGCAAATAA
- a CDS encoding carbohydrate ABC transporter permease: MNLKKISRRTAYYLVMLIFSFFTLLPFFWMVSTSLKKTKALTVLPIQWFPDEISFDGFVKIFDIFPFDKAIFNSIFISVLITFVTVMSASMAAYVFSKINFKGREVLFGIYIATMMIPANITMIPNYLTLKHLSLLNSYVGIMLPSLFNAFGTFMIRQYMRTIPDDFVEAAVLDGASQLRIFFKMILPLSKPAIATLTVITFMGAWNDYLWPLIVLTDKNKMTLPVGLSLLNGQHQSDYNMLMAGALISMIPILLIYTFAQRYFEQGLSVGGIKG; this comes from the coding sequence ATGAATCTTAAGAAAATTTCAAGGCGAACCGCTTATTATCTGGTGATGCTGATATTCTCCTTTTTCACACTGCTACCGTTTTTCTGGATGGTATCCACATCGCTCAAGAAGACCAAGGCCCTTACTGTGTTACCCATCCAGTGGTTTCCCGATGAGATAAGCTTCGATGGATTCGTTAAGATCTTCGATATATTCCCGTTTGACAAGGCCATATTCAACAGCATATTCATATCCGTACTGATCACGTTTGTTACGGTCATGTCAGCAAGCATGGCCGCCTATGTCTTCTCGAAGATTAACTTCAAAGGCAGAGAAGTCTTGTTCGGTATATATATCGCCACGATGATGATCCCTGCGAACATCACGATGATACCCAACTACCTCACCCTCAAGCATCTTTCGTTACTCAACAGTTATGTGGGTATAATGCTACCCTCGCTTTTCAACGCTTTCGGAACCTTCATGATAAGGCAGTACATGAGAACGATTCCCGATGATTTCGTTGAAGCGGCAGTTTTGGACGGGGCCTCTCAACTGAGAATATTCTTCAAAATGATACTTCCCCTCTCCAAACCGGCCATAGCAACATTGACGGTCATCACGTTCATGGGGGCGTGGAACGATTACCTGTGGCCACTGATAGTTCTCACCGACAAGAACAAGATGACTCTCCCTGTCGGTCTAAGCCTGCTCAACGGTCAGCACCAGAGCGATTACAACATGCTTATGGCCGGCGCATTGATATCCATGATTCCAATACTGCTGATCTACACGTTCGCTCAGAGGTACTTCGAACAGGGGCTCAGTGTAGGTGGTATAAAAGGCTAA
- a CDS encoding ABC transporter substrate-binding protein, whose product MKRLLVIFAIVSMALATSLGVTTIKFMNFSSADANAKYLEEMKRVFEEQNPDIKVNIETVGYGDYFTKLMTIVAGGNAPDAFELNYENFYTYAKKGILLNLNNLVETSGFDTSVLNEKALNAFSEGGVQYGLPFSFSNVVLIYNKDLFDKAGVEYPTDDWTWADELEAAKKIRALGPMIFGINQPIQFWEFYKMVQQNGGSILNEDKTAFTLNTPQNVETLQFMVDRILKYNVMPNDAQMAGMGDWDLFAVERIGMIVTGTWSFSTFKEDCDFEWDIAIEPGNTGKATHFFANGLAISKDSKNVEAAFRWISFLSGSKEVAKIRIEAGWELPAVTYPEIVELYKRTTPPASKEVVFKSLDYLVTPPVIEQFNEMADIVNRHLEAARYGDKTPQKALDDAQAELERAIKLK is encoded by the coding sequence ATGAAAAGGCTTCTGGTAATTTTCGCGATCGTTTCAATGGCATTGGCAACCTCTCTAGGCGTTACGACCATCAAGTTCATGAACTTCTCTTCTGCAGACGCAAACGCAAAGTACCTTGAAGAGATGAAAAGGGTCTTCGAAGAACAGAACCCGGATATCAAGGTGAATATTGAGACGGTAGGTTACGGAGACTATTTCACCAAACTCATGACGATAGTTGCTGGCGGAAACGCGCCGGACGCGTTCGAACTGAACTACGAAAACTTCTACACTTATGCCAAAAAGGGTATATTGTTGAATCTCAACAACCTGGTGGAGACTTCCGGTTTCGACACCAGCGTTTTGAACGAAAAGGCTCTTAACGCCTTTTCTGAAGGCGGAGTACAGTATGGACTGCCGTTCAGCTTTTCTAACGTTGTTCTGATTTACAACAAAGATCTCTTCGACAAAGCCGGCGTAGAATATCCAACCGACGATTGGACATGGGCCGACGAACTCGAGGCCGCCAAAAAGATCAGGGCGCTCGGCCCCATGATATTCGGTATTAACCAGCCGATCCAGTTCTGGGAATTCTACAAGATGGTTCAGCAAAATGGCGGAAGCATTCTCAACGAAGACAAAACGGCCTTCACCCTGAACACTCCGCAAAACGTCGAAACCCTGCAGTTCATGGTGGATAGGATTCTCAAGTACAATGTCATGCCTAATGACGCTCAGATGGCCGGAATGGGTGACTGGGACCTCTTCGCGGTAGAGCGAATAGGTATGATCGTAACTGGCACCTGGTCCTTTTCCACATTCAAGGAAGACTGCGACTTTGAATGGGATATAGCCATCGAGCCGGGAAATACTGGCAAGGCAACACACTTTTTCGCCAACGGACTGGCTATAAGTAAGGATTCCAAGAACGTCGAAGCAGCTTTCAGGTGGATCAGCTTCCTATCCGGAAGCAAAGAAGTGGCCAAAATCAGGATAGAGGCAGGCTGGGAATTGCCGGCCGTAACCTATCCCGAGATAGTTGAGCTATATAAGCGGACCACGCCTCCAGCAAGCAAGGAAGTTGTCTTCAAATCGCTGGATTATCTGGTGACACCGCCTGTCATTGAACAATTCAACGAAATGGCCGACATAGTCAATAGACATCTTGAGGCTGCTCGTTATGGAGATAAGACTCCGCAAAAAGCTCTCGATGATGCCCAGGCCGAACTCGAAAGAGCTATCAAGTTGAAATAA